In Helianthus annuus cultivar XRQ/B chromosome 8, HanXRQr2.0-SUNRISE, whole genome shotgun sequence, a single genomic region encodes these proteins:
- the LOC118481093 gene encoding uncharacterized protein LOC118481093 — MISKEYCFISVSSIIMMISKEYCFISVSYNQSCLRSLSPIISSLEFEMEMYPCDRSLSLNIHGSDHDEPLLVSLEMEEGTDDEHDMLLIQGKTSSDIKEEMKDGMLKQPSKEDIIANIGANIITSFRDITTKRSWIYYDMFFDRSILGKELCPAIAMLSPINSFSIYRSEDTDMDQVYGHSLLITMSMPEEVKMKLTTQGLRVSLRMQGLGRTMRGLERGDVNTYFINDTFFIEGRTKKRTYYEETFYETDETHYIAGIHLPEGIHKKHNMIKREM, encoded by the exons ATGATATCTAAAGAATATTGTTTCATTTCAGTTTCCTCTATAATTATGATGATATCTAAAGAATATTGTTTCATTTCAGTTTCCTATAATCAATCATGTCTAAGAAGCCTGTCACCCATAATTTCATCACTTGAATTCGAAATGGAGATGTATCCTTGCGATAGAAGCTTAAGTCTGAACATACATGGATCGGATCATGATGAACCCTTGCTTGTATCACTTGAAATGGAGGAAGGGACCGATGATGAACACGACATGTTGCTGATCCAAGGCAAGACCAGTAGTGATATCAAAGAAGAGATGAAAGATGGAATGTTAAAGCAGCCTAGCAAAGAAGACATCATAGCTAACATCGGTGCTAACATCATCACTAGTTTCCGCGACATCACCACTAAACGCAGTTGGATTTACTATG ATATGTTTTTTGACCGATCGATTCTAGGCAAGGAACTATGCCCTGCAATAGCGATGTTGTCACCGATTAATTCATTCTCGATTTATAGGAGTGAGGATACTGATATGGATCAGGTATATGGTCATAGCCTACTCATAACCATGAGTATGCCTGAAGAGGTGAAGATGAAGTTGACCACGCAAGGCCTACGTGTGTCATTAAGAATGCAAGGACTGGGGAGAACAATGCGTGGACTGGAGAGAGGGGACGTGAACACATATTTCATTAACGACACTTTCTTCATTGAAGGAAGaacaaagaagaggacatactaCGAGGAGACTTTCTATGAAACAGATGAGACACACTATATTGCTGGCATACATTTACCAGAGGGCATCCATAAGAAGCATAATATGATCAAGAGAGAAATGTAA